The Alnus glutinosa chromosome 3, dhAlnGlut1.1, whole genome shotgun sequence nucleotide sequence aaaaaaaaaaagcatgatcATGTTGTAGGAACATTACGGCAAAGCAAATCATAGATATAAAATTAAACCTCCTTTTCAGTTTCTTAGTCAAAATAATCTTCAATCCACAGTTTGTTCACGCACATATAAGAAACCAAAAATTTTGAAGTCGGAaaagagaattttttattataattattattattaattaagttattaaatcattgatatttcattgtgtttagaaaataattttttttattttatttttttaaaaaaaaggcatattattttaaaattactggGTACAAAACCAGTAGCTACTcaaaaaatatatctataatcgagtaatgttatttaatagattgCTATATACCAACTATACAATTTGATAATGTGGCAATAAATATCAATACTTTTAAATTGGAGTtcaatccttttcttttttgggtagaGTCCGTGGAGCTTCATTCCTAAACCCAAACTACGGGTTGGTTGGTTGTGCTAAAACTACTCCCCAGTCTCACTTGTGGTATTCAGGGTTTGTTTGACAAAGAATAGAACAatacagagtagtgggttgttatttttgaaattagtaaaagtgatgatgtgatataaagtaaaaagaatttgtataaaaaagtaaaaaaaatttgtattgtagtgaattttttttatttaaataataaaaaaaattattgatgtgatataaaaagtgaaaatgttttgatgtaaattgttattgaaaaatatgaaaaaatgaaaaaaaataatgggaaTAGTGTTCTCCACTACCGTGTAATGTTTTCTTGTTTATCAAACAAACCCCAAATCTCGGCATCTCACTACAGGTAGAGGACACATTTAAccaccattttttattttcttatttccttttataGAGGAAAAAGGGGACTTTATTTATTTCCTACACAACACAAGTACTTCacctttattcttttttctgcATAAATTTTATTACCGTTACCATTGGAATGCAAACAAATGTCATTTCTCTCCGTCTtcatgacaaaaagaaaaatgatgaaaatccttttttatttatgattaaacaaatccaaaaaaaaaaaacagtgaaaatcattttcaaagcTCGTCAATGGGCACATTCAGGCTATACAAAAATTCCCCTAAATTATAATACATGTTAAATTTAACACGAGTACGCTCTTTGCATATCTGCATCTGCTGCCACGCGCCCCACAACACTCGAACAACATGCATACATAGCGAAAATGACCGGTATAGCATATCCAAAAAAACATCATGCCATTTACTTCATTATAAACTATACCATAAACATCATGGCCAGCTGctacctttttctttcttttctttcctttttttgtacATGATATGATATTAAGGAGAAAAGATACAGATTGTGAAACCAATGATGAAAGACTGGACAAGAGGGGATGAGCATGCATGGCCACCTGGTATATACCACAATGCTAAGTGGGTTTATCAGGCAGTACCCATTACCTGGATCTGTAAACAACGAGAGAAGCAGGAATGAAAtgaagactttttttttctttttattatttattattattaaaaaaaaaaaaaaaaaaaaaaattgggtgaaAAGATACCTTATTCACAAGTAAGTTTACTTGCTCCCTGTACATCTCCTTCAAATCTACAATATCTGCACGAAGTTCTTCCAGCTAGACATGCAACCACATAATAAATGTCAGGATTTGAGAGAAAAGATCACCTTGTTTCTATGTTTTCATTTAAAGacatacaaataaaattaaaattgccgatgtagaaaaaaatataacagtCAAGAGATATGATGGAAATCCTGAAATTTGGAGCAGCCACAACCCCAAAGCACCATTTTCAGTTTTTGCTTGTGTTGAGGGGGAAAAATTTCTAAGTACAACTTCTTATGATTTTCTCCAACTATTACATCCCGTGTTCATCTATCAAAATGTAATTGCTGACATTTTTATCCTTGGCTTCTCAATTCTATACTTGCCTCAATCAATTTTTAGacttgattttcttttgattgGTAAGTACCTGATCGGTTTTAAACCCATGAGGGAGGAGGTGCCATTTGAGCTGAAGCTTATTGACTCAATATTGAGGCAGTTAAATCATTAAATGCAAATGTAACATAGAAGGGGtaatataacttttattatttttctctatctACTgtatttattcatccaaaaaaataaacattattaacttttatttttgatgagcAGGGAGGTGAGAAGTATAActaatctcttttctttttcatttttcactggTAAGTTAGGCAAACATGACTAATCCAGATGGGGGAAACTAGATCCAGGGCATCAGTCAGGAACTATAACTGCTATAGTGTTCGCAAAAACTGTTCAAATAGACAAAAGTCGCtcatcttttaagttttttttaagtgCACCTTCCAGGGACTAGGAAAGTAAGCACATTACCATGATTTAATATGGTGCAAATAGGCAGCCGACACGGTCAATGATTGAAAATGATGCAAAGAActcaataacaaaacaaaactatcATCACATCCATATTATACATGCCTCTCCACCACATCCAAAGCTGAAAATTTCTTTACCATAAGCAAAAAAACCAACTAAAGATATGTGTACCTCCTCATCACGTTCACCCATTAGTTCCAATGCAGCAGCGTGCCTCCTCCTTAATGCATCTAGCTCTGCCCGTATGCCAGGCAACACGGAAGCCTCTGCCCGTAACTTTTCACACTGTGACCGATGCAAGCAATTCTCAAGTATATCAACATAGAGGACATTTAAAAGAAGAAGGATGAGAAGATTGAAACTCACTTGTGCTGTCATTTTGACCAACTCCTCAGCAAGAGAATCACGAATAGATTCCAATGAAGCctttaaaaaacgaaaaaagaaaaacaacaaatagTCAATGAAAACTGTATATGAAATAGCACAAAAAACTGTATAGCACTTAAAAACTTCACAATCGCTGAATGTGAACAAACACAGCTCTGCATAGCTCAAATCCGGAATATGCAATAAAGCACTCAGCACAATTAACATTTGATGTAAAACTAATTTTAAGTAGGAGCTTAGAATATAGTCCATACCAAACGAGACATGTAAGATGCCAGCTCACCCTCCTTCTGACGAAGAGCAGCTTCAAAAGCACTAGGGGTCATGCTCTTCATATAGTATGGACTTATGGTTGCCTCTCCAGCATTTCTTCTCTCGGAGAAACCTTCAGATGAGTCCAAAGATGCTTGCAGAAAATAGCTTTCCTCCATGCTGCCCACACTGCTGGCACTTGAAAGCTTTCGGGTCAAGTTTCCTGCAGAAAGTTCCAAAATATATAGCAAAGATCACGGACCATCAACAGACGCAAAATAAGCAAAACCATCATACCATTCTCAAAAGCAGAAGTGTGCTGTGTTTTGAGAGTTTGATCAGATGCAGCAACAGAATGGACTGTCCTTTCCATATCCAACCGAGCAGCTTTCTCCTTTTCTATCTCCTGTCAAAGACCACGACCTCAATTTAGGAGAGTTGAATGCAACTaagataataaataaaattagggcattctaatttgaattttttcacaAAAGCTATACATAAAGGTCTCACTTAACTGCTAAAAACTACAATGAGCCAGACTAACATCCCTTAATACTATGAGCATGGTGCCAGATATGCACTTCCTCTTCTTACTATAATGCAATCTTAAATTATCTAAGCCAGAAGCACCACCTGCTGTAGTAGTTCCCTGTGCATCAGtgcatcttgtaactcttgctTGTGTTTCCGCCTGAGTTccttaatttcttcttcaagctGGTTTGCACGACCTTCTTGAGTATCAGCTTCTTCCTTGGCTGCAAGATACTCTTGCCTATTTTCAGCTGCTCTCTGCCTTTCCTTCTCAAGTGATCTATTTAACTGTGTCTGTTCCGCTCTAAGACATGAAATCTGAAATGTACCACAGGTGTAAGCTAAAATCTATGCAAAAGATCTGGTACTTAAAACAGCCAAACCAACAAAATACAGAACCTGAGCCTCAAGAACATTAATACGAGATAAGGTTTGAGATAAGCGTTCATTCACAGATCGCTCCCTATCCTCAGCAGCTGCAGCTTTGGCCTCTGCTTCCTGTAGTCCaataagaacaataaaataagaTCACAATACAAGTTTCAAATATAACTAGAAAAAAACACTCTACACACCTGGAGCCGAGAATTAAGGGATCTCTCAACAGCAGCCCAAGCTTCTGCCCTTCTAGCAGTTGTTTCCTGTTACAAATAAAAGATTCAAACACAAGAATCAAGAAACTGACAAAAGCAAATCAAAGGACCAGCATCCAAGTTCCATAAAGATTGACATCAGACCGCTAAAACCAAATTTAAGTACATATTCACCTGCATAGCTTCGATCTGTCTTAAAAGAGGCCTCGTAGATTCTGGAACTTGCGTGATCAACTCCTCGCATCGGCGCTCACTTGCCTAGACAAAGAAAACGCCATACTAATAATCTGCAAGATGATGAAAACAAATAAAGCATAACAGTTCAATCACAAAGAGCAAGTTTGACACACTTGATAACGTTTTTGAAGATCCTCAAAGTCCCTGCGAAACATATCTTCTCTAAACACTGCctgcaaaattgaaaatataataaGTTTATCATGACCAGTGGCATGTCAGCTGGACAAAACCAACAATGCAACCGATATAACAAAAACCTGCTGCTCCTTTCTACTTAGAGTTTGCCTTAATTCTTCAAGCGCCTGAACTAGCATGGATTCACGTTCCTCTGCCTCTCTAAAACGACTCTCTAGTTCAGTTCTGGCTTCATTATTGACACGTGTCTCCGCTAATGCCTCAGCCTCCTTTGCAGCATTCAAAGCATTTACATAATACTCTTTCTGCGATGTAAGTTCTATTTGGTGTTTTTCTATTGTTTCTTGCAGCAACTTCTCTGTAGCTGCCTTGTCCTTCTTCATACTCTCGACTTTATTCTCTTCTACCTGGAAGTAGACGAGAAAGTACATACCATTCATAAATCATTCATACAATATTCTTTGCAACAGTATCTCCAttttcaaacaaacaaattgTGGAAAAAGAATGTTCCTTCTGTTAAAATCCCAATATTCACTTTGGAGTATTATGTAAcagaattcttctattaactgGCATCAGAAAAGTATCGACCAATTTCTTACAAACAGATAAAACTATGATCAAGTTCATACTCCAGTCCTCATAGGACATAAATATTACAGTAGACCTTCAAATTCTGTGGAGTTAAATCAGTTATCTAACATGGGAAAGTTTCAGCAAGCAAGCAAGCttgaaaacaaaagacaagTGCTGAATATTTACTAACTTTATGGCAAACAAAAATGAAGTATTTGTTCCAATTGATTATCCAGAAAATAACACTTTTAGGGAATGCTTCAAGAGTTTGATTACCTGAAGTTTAGTGTTCAGccccttcttctcttcttcaagcTCTCTAATCTAGCTTTCAGAAAAAAGGATGAGAAAATACAAGGCAATGGATTTGTTACATTAGAATATCTAGCAGCAAGAGGATTAAAGTTTGAAAAGACAATCAGTAAACATGCAAGCAATACCTGAGCCCTTAATTTCCTAATCTGAGATTCTTGAGCAGCCTGCTTTTTTGAGAGCTCTTCACCTgcaatgatataaaaatatatttaaatatgaaCAATATTTTTGTATAATATATAGAttgagaataaataaataaaaaaaatgcatctcaAACTAAGTGCAATTAGTTCATAAACTGACGGCAACACCTCAACTTGACTTGACATgtccaacccccccccccccccccccctcctctaTCTCTCGCGGGGGGATCCCAAGGCATGTTCATTTTTCGGTATAGAAGCCACAAATTGCTATGGGTGAATAAATTGCAATGTGGTACCTCAAACCATGCTTGTCACCAAGAAATAGAtaatagggaaaaatacattGTACCCCACCAAAGTTTAAccactttttcacttttgcctCCAATATTTAAAATTGGCAATGTACCGCAACAAAGTTTCCGAATTTTCCAATGTAAGCATTCCAAATATCTTCCAAATACCACTCGGGACATATAAGATTGGGCCTACCCATCTAAAATTTGAAGATATTTGGAAGTTCGCGGGTCTTGGTGATTTGATTTCCCCCCTAAACCATTAGGCTTCATCCCCATACACCCTCTATTTTGATAAGAACCCAAGCCCACCTCTCTCGTTGTTTTAGTACTAACTCCATTTGACTCGTTGGACCCAAATCCACGAGAGCCCAAACTAATATTACCCATTCCTACATTTGCATCTGCCAAATCGTCTCTTCGCGAATTACTTAAAGGCCCACAATACAACTATCCCAACTCTAATATTTCCAAGCAACGATCCACTTCCTCTTTAAGAGACACCAACAAATTCCTCACATATCGTAATAAAAAACTTCCCCCAAATAAACCGAAAATATCTTTAAGCTTTCATATCCTTTTTTATAACCATGAATTCCAGGTAACGCCTTCAGTTCCTTCATTCCATTTCCGTCTCTCTTAAAAATTTGCACCTCCGAATTGCCCACTCTACCCTGCCTGGATGCTTGAATTCCTGAGATTGCCCCTTCCCAACCAAAGCTACAACTTACGATCTCTTTCCTTGATCCACCTTCAAGTATCCTTCTCTGCCAGTACCGGCAGAATATCACTCAACCCCTTCCATGTTGAACCACTGTACACCTGCCAGGAGACCATACCCCTGCTCCCAACATCTACAACTGAATCAAACAATGCTACCACCTTTCTCAACTCGGCAGCAAATATGCTCCACCCTCTACCTTCTCAACCCTCCAGAAAAACGATGAAGCCACATCGCCCTCCTCCAAATTCTGCCAATGCCATGTACCACCAATGGCTATTCGTGCGCCTTTGCGCAATGTAAGCCATGCTTCCAACCCTTATAGTCCTATAAAACTCCCTGAACTTCACCCCCCGCTTATCACCTCCACCATTGCCGACATGAAGAGACCAGTTTGAAGTGAAGTCGTTTTATCATGTGTTAACCATATTTACGGGTTCctcatttccttggaagagtatttggagagtTAGGGTTCTTTCAATAGTAGCTTTTTCTGAGTGAACGGCGAcatgaagaaaaatattaacatTGGATAACCTAAGGAAGCGGAACATAATTGTGATGGATttgtgttgtatgtgcaagaagagtaaGTAGTCTATCGATCACCTACTTCTTCATTGTGTAGTAGCAAGAGATCTATGGAAATCGTCGTGTAATTTGTTTGGTGTTGATTGGGTTATTCCTAGAAGGATGAGAGAGTAGTTGATGAGTTGGGGAGGTCAGGTGGAGCATTGTAAACATTTTGGAAGTTTGGAGGTTTGCTCCTTgatgtttaatgtggtgtatctAGAGAGGGCTGAATGCACGAAACTTTGAAGTTAGAGAGACTTCGCAACAAATAAGAGTGAGCAGAGTGGCTGTTGGTTTCGTTGAAGACATGAAGGTGAGAACTCTGACCTCTGCCTAATCTTTAGATATACCAAGAGGAGGATCCACCATACATCCACCATTGTGGGACGGAAATAAATACAGGTATTCGAAAGGGGTGGTGGagctgaaaaatattatattcaacAACCATTACAGCTAGATAACAACTCATAATAGTTTGCTTTTCTAGTTTTTCTAACTTCTTGAacctttgttcttctttttctgctgAATAGGAGagtctcttgtatacttcatgtgtactagggttgcgcccctctacaCTTTTCAATGatattaaattacttatcaaaaaaagatttTGCTAGTTGTTAAACATGAAATTGTTGTCAGTGTCATCAATTCATAGCCACCATCTCTAAGGTGATATTAGGTACGTGGCTTAGAACCTCATGTAAACGCTATGGGAGGAGGCCACGTGCCTTTAACTCATTGAGAGTTGTGCCCGCCCCACTGGCTTCAAAAATAGGAGGGTTCTTCAAAGTCCTACACACAACACCCATTTTTCAGCTACAGCCCCTAATGGCTCAGTGCTTATGTCTACAACAATGCCCAAACTTCCTTGTGCTGCAAATCAACGATATAATTGTCTTATAAAACGGATGAGCGTAAAAGCCTGATTTGGGGCAAACGGTCCAGATCGGACCCCACTGTCAAAAAACAGTTGCGTTTTTGCAGTCTCGGATTGGCGTAAAATTTTACCACGGTGTAGACATTGTTGGCGGGGACGTGCTCGTAAATTTTCAAAGCGATCCATGACTGTTTGCCCCAGATTCGGCATACCGGACTTGCCGTAAAAATTTGGGCTTGTGAAGTGAACATAGGGGGTTGGGGGCCGGGAAACGATATCTAAATGGAAAGTTCCAATCATCTACATGATCGCCTCCACTGTACCTGCATGCCCGTCAAATTCCGTGCCAAACGGATGAGCGTAAAAGCCTGATTTGATGCAAACCATCCGTATCAGTCGCCGGGTGGTGGGATATCTTCTTCGGAGGGGTCTCTGAAGGGGGGGGGAGTTGAGCAAAGCTCTGGATTTTCAGGGAGCCACAAATGGGTCTCCGACAGGTGTTAAGAAGGGAAAGGGATCAGGTCCTCTGTCGTTCACGGAGGTGGTGCGCTCGGGAGCTACCGCCTCTGTCTTGGGTTGCCGGTCTCCGGTGCTGATTTCGGGTCGGTGCGATTTGGAGAAGAAGCCGCCACCAGTGGGTTGCTCCACCATGGAGAAGCAAGCGACTGGTCCCCTGGGTAAGCACCGTTGTGTTGATGAGCGTCTCAGTTCCAGAGTTTGCGTCTGTTGTTCGGCTTGCGTGTCTGGGGCAACCGATGTTGAGGGTGACTCTTCTCTGCAAAGGGATAGCGTGTCTGGAGGGTTTGGGCAGATTCTAGAGATCCTTGGGCGCCTTTCCAAGGCTTTGTTTTGGGCTTGTGGGTCTTCGCTTAGATTGGGCTTGAAGTCCTTTGTTCGGCTTAAAAGAAGGTTGGGTTTTGTAGCGGGCCGGATGCTTAAGAGGTGCAGGTCTGCCTTCAAAGGGTCCCAGTTTCGGGCTGGGGCTAAGGTGCCTAAGCCCTTTGAGAGGGCTGCTGAATCGGGTCCTGAGTCGATTTCGAGGCGGGTCTCGGGTCCGGGCTCGAGTCCTTGTCTAGGTTTGGTTCAGCTTTCTTTCCCCCCGGAGGCGTCGTCTTCCGGCCATCTCCATTGAGCAGCCTTTGGCGGCGGTTCCAGGTCCAGTCGTTCAGCGCTCTCTCATCCCGGAGGCTTTGTCTCCGGCGCCTTCTGTTGAGTGGCCGTCAGCGGCAATTCCTGCAGGTCCCGTCCAGTCACTCTCTGCTCCGGTCTCTTTTCCGGCGTCTTCTGGGTGGGCCTCTCTTTCCCCGGCGTTTTCTGTGTTTGCTTCTCCGGTGTCTTCTGTGCAAGGTTCCTCTTCTGCTCCGACGGAGGAGGTTTTTCAGTCCCCAGGTTCTTTGAAGGGCTCAAACCTTGCAGAGTTTGGCGGGGCTCTTCCCTTTTCGTCGGCTGCTCCTTCAGCTCCGGCTGGGCTGTTAGTGAGTTCGGATTTTTCCAGTAGCTCGTGTGGTTCAGGGCCTTCCGTCTCTGCTGCTGCTCCTTCTCTCTCAGGGGCTTCTAAGTTGGGGGTGAAGATTCGTTCTTCtcccccccccgccccccccccccccaacttgCTGCATTTTAAACATTTTCAGCACTATATCAGGAGGGCTAGGGAGTTTAGGGTAGATCACTCAGTGAAATGGAATGATGGGTTATTATCGGACTCTCTGGAAGCTTCGAAGTTGTCTGCTAGCCTTGTTGTCAATAAGGTGTTGATGGTTGAGCCTCCTGCGATAAAGGTTGTAAAATCTCCAGTGAAGCAGGGCATGcttaggaaggggtttctcaaccctcgcCCGATTGTTTCAGGCCCTTCCACTTCGCCTCGAGAGGTCATCGATGTCGGGGTGGTAGGACCTTCCTCCCCTCCGAGTGGTTGCATCATTCCTTTTTCTGTTGAGGGCAATGGATTCTCCCAATCCAAGAATTGGCctgtcggttttgatcataacggggagctTGTGGTTTGGAAAGGGGAAGATGAATTTTGGGATGAATTACCCTTGGATTGGGCGTTGGATGAGGATTTTGCGTTGGCTGGGGACTTTGGGGAGGAGGCTATGGCAATTCGAGATGCCattgaagaagaatttcagcagGATAAGATGATTGCACGCCAGAAGtccaaaggaaagagagagctcctgaatctgcatagctccatcaattatggcgacgATTTTATTCCCGTTAggtgtaggaaaggcaaggctcacgtgaAGTAGGCCTTGGcgggttgtgggttgtttttccgTTGCTTTTTGGTTTTGCTTTGTAGTTCGGCTTCGGTCGGCTTGGGTTTTGGGGTGTCTCTTTTGGTTTCAGTCGGCTTCAGTAGGCTTGGTCTTTGGGTGCCTCTGGGTTTTGGTTGTAGTGGGTGTCTTTTTTGGGGGGCGTTTCGGGTTTTGTGGGTGTTGTTGGTGCATTTTGCTGTTTTTGGGCATGTTCTTGGGCTTTGGGTTTGTAAGTGCTCCTCGTATACTGCCTGTGTACTGGGGCGCCtttcgcttttttaataaaattgcctattact carries:
- the LOC133862801 gene encoding golgin candidate 5 isoform X2, whose product is MAWFSGRVSLGNFPDLAGAVNKLQESVKNIEKNFDSALGLEEKSEKSESSNEGLWASATDRKALFDPVMALMGQKSEESACESSAMQESSKHLPTVEKSSGDPGSPQHKSKVEEKEGTEPETDRSLHSAAEKATAENENEVRKADKDAEHPETAGETNNVILYPDKAESELTLMPVIQPEPIGQDVETLESVGKLQEKEISEVGHTENSELVQAKSGVIEVDEVESSMIVPHKLHNVVDMSESMDEQKTQVENTDKQKSQAEELSETIGLVQTEASSNSHAGGGTKPSGLHSASTEETDSTDESSNYPLPTALPSDEASAMVSDLVSPENHAIDKAVEVDQQVNDNETDIKEQQLSPGLNVSDSSDSMLELEKVKREMKMMETALQGAARQAQAKADEIAKLMNENEHLKAVIEDLKRKSNDAEIESLREEYHQRVATIERKVYALTKERDTLRREQSKKSDAAALLKEKDEIINQVMAEGEELSKKQAAQESQIRKLRAQIRELEEEKKGLNTKLQVEENKVESMKKDKAATEKLLQETIEKHQIELTSQKEYYVNALNAAKEAEALAETRVNNEARTELESRFREAEERESMLVQALEELRQTLSRKEQQAVFREDMFRRDFEDLQKRYQASERRCEELITQVPESTRPLLRQIEAMQETTARRAEAWAAVERSLNSRLQEAEAKAAAAEDRERSVNERLSQTLSRINVLEAQISCLRAEQTQLNRSLEKERQRAAENRQEYLAAKEEADTQEGRANQLEEEIKELRRKHKQELQDALMHRELLQQEIEKEKAARLDMERTVHSVAASDQTLKTQHTSAFENGNLTRKLSSASSVGSMEESYFLQASLDSSEGFSERRNAGEATISPYYMKSMTPSAFEAALRQKEGELASYMSRLASLESIRDSLAEELVKMTAQCEKLRAEASVLPGIRAELDALRRRHAAALELMGERDEELEELRADIVDLKEMYREQVNLLVNKIQVMGTA
- the LOC133862801 gene encoding golgin candidate 5 isoform X1, with protein sequence MAWFSGRVSLGNFPDLAGAVNKLQESVKNIEKNFDSALGLEEKSEKSESSNEASGLWASATDRKALFDPVMALMGQKSEESACESSAMQESSKHLPTVEKSSGDPGSPQHKSKVEEKEGTEPETDRSLHSAAEKATAENENEVRKADKDAEHPETAGETNNVILYPDKAESELTLMPVIQPEPIGQDVETLESVGKLQEKEISEVGHTENSELVQAKSGVIEVDEVESSMIVPHKLHNVVDMSESMDEQKTQVENTDKQKSQAEELSETIGLVQTEASSNSHAGGGTKPSGLHSASTEETDSTDESSNYPLPTALPSDEASAMVSDLVSPENHAIDKAVEVDQQVNDNETDIKEQQLSPGLNVSDSSDSMLELEKVKREMKMMETALQGAARQAQAKADEIAKLMNENEHLKAVIEDLKRKSNDAEIESLREEYHQRVATIERKVYALTKERDTLRREQSKKSDAAALLKEKDEIINQVMAEGEELSKKQAAQESQIRKLRAQIRELEEEKKGLNTKLQVEENKVESMKKDKAATEKLLQETIEKHQIELTSQKEYYVNALNAAKEAEALAETRVNNEARTELESRFREAEERESMLVQALEELRQTLSRKEQQAVFREDMFRRDFEDLQKRYQASERRCEELITQVPESTRPLLRQIEAMQETTARRAEAWAAVERSLNSRLQEAEAKAAAAEDRERSVNERLSQTLSRINVLEAQISCLRAEQTQLNRSLEKERQRAAENRQEYLAAKEEADTQEGRANQLEEEIKELRRKHKQELQDALMHRELLQQEIEKEKAARLDMERTVHSVAASDQTLKTQHTSAFENGNLTRKLSSASSVGSMEESYFLQASLDSSEGFSERRNAGEATISPYYMKSMTPSAFEAALRQKEGELASYMSRLASLESIRDSLAEELVKMTAQCEKLRAEASVLPGIRAELDALRRRHAAALELMGERDEELEELRADIVDLKEMYREQVNLLVNKIQVMGTA